The following are encoded together in the Populus trichocarpa isolate Nisqually-1 chromosome 5, P.trichocarpa_v4.1, whole genome shotgun sequence genome:
- the LOC7486320 gene encoding MICOS complex subunit MIC60 isoform X2, with the protein MLRRSLLELSSRRQSIRRIPRKITTQHVPLFLSSRKEFSTSFQKNASPNGGPNDKSERRGSLLVKSLGAVLVVGTCYYAGWLDPIIELIDKKKQSYVNSGGDGIDHKDVKVEEVVSPMSEEANKLSHFIEEDAQKVKRESDLPSVETKEEKVEIHADVPHFESKHKVETPTDLPHVEADQKFETQTDQPHHETLSETESDNQSQVHHGAISVEERHEPEFSHHTGSEGSLGMGIPGLKTTKEPNEGIQVTQVQPQATGVPVESEIKTVPTQNVTTENRSEAAFSEHSGISSLLGSYHLDDNGEKNITTEGLGEQAIVSAIEELNDGYITKDGKLVLDFLEAIHAAEKRQAELDALTFSEEKRALKEKYEKELRDSRARELMCAEEAAMLDKEIKREIAKAAAAIKMLQERMEEKLRVELEQKENESEMKLQRFQELAKAELSGAIASEKAAHIEKIAEANLNGALALEDALSKGLPIQHELDALNAYLEGIDKDSLLHLVLSTLPEETRHHGTDTLLELNQKFNVMKGNLRHYILIPPGGDGILAHALAHVASWLRFKEVDPSGDGIESIISRVEDFLAEGKLAEAADALQKGVQGSQAEEIAGDWVRRARNRAIAEQALTVLQSHATCVGLTQ; encoded by the exons ATGCTTAGAAG GTCCCTTTTGGAGCTATCGAGTCGTCGTCAATCCATAAGGAGGATTCCGAGGAAGATTACTACTCAG CATGTGCCCCTATTCCTTTCTTCGAGGAAGGAATTCTCGACCTCTTTCCAGAAAAATGCATCCCCAAACGGTGGTCCAAATGATAAATCAGAGAGGAGAGGATCTCTTTTAGTGAAAAGCTTAGGTGCAGTTCTTGTTGTCGGGACATGTTATTATGCAGGTTGGTTAGACccaattattgaattaattgataaaaagaaGCAGAGTTATGTTAACTCGGGTGGGGATGGCATCGATCATAAAGATGTAAAAGTAGAGGAAGTGGTGTCACCCATGAGTGAAGAGGCTAATAAATTAAGCCATTTTATAGAGGAGGATGCGCAAAAGGTTAAAAGGGAGTCAGATCTTCCTAGTGTTGAAACCAAGGAGGAGAAGGTTGAAATTCATGCTGACGTTCCTCATTTTGAAAGTAAGCATAAGGTTGAGACTCCTACAGATCTTCCTCATGTTGAAGCTGATCAGAAGTTTGAAACTCAAACAGATCAACCTCATCATGAAACTTTAAGTGAAACAGAAAGTGATAATCAGTCTCAGGTACACCATGGGGCAATCTCTGTTGAAGAGAGACATGAACCAGAATTTTCGCATCATACAGGCTCTGAAGGCAGTCTTGGCATGGGGATCCCAGGTTTGAAAACTACTAAAGAGCCAAATGAGGGAATCCAAGTTACACAAGTACAACCTCAGGCCACGGGGGTTCCTGTAGAGAGTGAAATAAAAACAGTACCAACTCAGAATGTCACTACTGAAAACAGATCAGAG GCTGCCTTCAGTGAACATTCAGGAATATCAAGTCTACTTGGTTCATACCATCTCGATGATAACGGTGAAAAGAACATCACAACAGAGGGCCTTGGAGAACAG GCTATTGTTAGTGCCATAGAAGAACTGAATGATGGTTACATAACAAAAGATGGAAAGTTAGTTTTGGATTTTCTCGAAGCAATTCATGCAGCTGAAAAGAGGCAAGCTGAATTGGATGCCCTTACTTTTTCTGAAGAAAAAAGAGCGCTGAAG GAGAAGTATGAAAAAGAATTGAGAGATTCAAGGGCTAGGGAACTTATGTGTGCTGAAGAGGCAGCAATGTTGGATAAG gaaataaagagagagatagCCAAAGCTGCAGCTGCaatcaagatgcttcaagaaagGATGGAAGAGAAACTTAGGGTGGAGCTTGAACAGAAG GAAAATGAATCAGAAATGAAGCTGCAAAGGTTTCAGGAGTTAGCAAAAGCAGAATTGTCCGGTGCAATTGCAAGTGAGAAGGCAGCACATATTGAAAAGATAGCTGAAGCAAATCTCAAT GGAGCTCTTGCATTGGAAGATGCACTTTCCAAAGGACTGCCAATACAGCATGAGTTAGATGCTTTAAACGCCTATCTTGAAGGCATTGATAAAGACTCACTTTTACATTTGGTTCTATCAACTCTTCCTGAAGAAACAAGGCACCATGGTACCGATACTTTATTGGAATTGAATCAGAAG TTTAATGTCATGAAAGGGAATCTACGACATTACATTTTGATCCCACCAGGTGGTGACGGCATCTTGGCTCATGCTTTGGCACATGTTGCATCCTGGTTGAGG TTTAAAGAAGTCGATCCCTCTGGTGATGGTATTGAATCTATTATTAGCCGAGTTGAGGATTTCCTTGCTGAGGGAAAGCTCGCTGAAGCAGCAGATGCTCTCCAAAAAGGTGTCCAAGGCAGCCAGGCAGAAGAGATAGCTGGTGATTGGGTGAGGAGAGCAAGGAATAGAGCTATCGCAGAGCAAGCTCTAACTGTACTTCAGTCGCATGCCACTTGCGTCGGCCTTACTCAATGA
- the LOC7486320 gene encoding MICOS complex subunit MIC60 isoform X1, with protein MLRRSLLELSSRRQSIRRIPRKITTQHVPLFLSSRKEFSTSFQKNASPNGGPNDKSERRGSLLVKSLGAVLVVGTCYYAGWLDPIIELIDKKKQSYVNSGGDGIDHKDVKVEEVVSPMSEEANKLSHFIEEDAQKVKRESDLPSVETKEEKVEIHADVPHFESKHKVETPTDLPHVEADQKFETQTDQPHHETLSETESDNQSQVHHGAISVEERHEPEFSHHTGSEGSLGMGIPGLKTTKEPNEGIQVTQVQPQATGVPVESEIKTVPTQNVTTENRSEAAFSEHSGISSLLGSYHLDDNGEKNITTEGLGEQAIVSAIEELNDGYITKDGKLVLDFLEAIHAAEKRQAELDALTFSEEKRALKEKYEKELRDSRARELMCAEEAAMLDKEIKREIAKAAAAIKMLQERMEEKLRVELEQKENESEMKLQRFQELAKAELSGAIASEKAAHIEKIAEANLNINALCMAFYARSEESRQIHSVHKLALGALALEDALSKGLPIQHELDALNAYLEGIDKDSLLHLVLSTLPEETRHHGTDTLLELNQKFNVMKGNLRHYILIPPGGDGILAHALAHVASWLRFKEVDPSGDGIESIISRVEDFLAEGKLAEAADALQKGVQGSQAEEIAGDWVRRARNRAIAEQALTVLQSHATCVGLTQ; from the exons ATGCTTAGAAG GTCCCTTTTGGAGCTATCGAGTCGTCGTCAATCCATAAGGAGGATTCCGAGGAAGATTACTACTCAG CATGTGCCCCTATTCCTTTCTTCGAGGAAGGAATTCTCGACCTCTTTCCAGAAAAATGCATCCCCAAACGGTGGTCCAAATGATAAATCAGAGAGGAGAGGATCTCTTTTAGTGAAAAGCTTAGGTGCAGTTCTTGTTGTCGGGACATGTTATTATGCAGGTTGGTTAGACccaattattgaattaattgataaaaagaaGCAGAGTTATGTTAACTCGGGTGGGGATGGCATCGATCATAAAGATGTAAAAGTAGAGGAAGTGGTGTCACCCATGAGTGAAGAGGCTAATAAATTAAGCCATTTTATAGAGGAGGATGCGCAAAAGGTTAAAAGGGAGTCAGATCTTCCTAGTGTTGAAACCAAGGAGGAGAAGGTTGAAATTCATGCTGACGTTCCTCATTTTGAAAGTAAGCATAAGGTTGAGACTCCTACAGATCTTCCTCATGTTGAAGCTGATCAGAAGTTTGAAACTCAAACAGATCAACCTCATCATGAAACTTTAAGTGAAACAGAAAGTGATAATCAGTCTCAGGTACACCATGGGGCAATCTCTGTTGAAGAGAGACATGAACCAGAATTTTCGCATCATACAGGCTCTGAAGGCAGTCTTGGCATGGGGATCCCAGGTTTGAAAACTACTAAAGAGCCAAATGAGGGAATCCAAGTTACACAAGTACAACCTCAGGCCACGGGGGTTCCTGTAGAGAGTGAAATAAAAACAGTACCAACTCAGAATGTCACTACTGAAAACAGATCAGAG GCTGCCTTCAGTGAACATTCAGGAATATCAAGTCTACTTGGTTCATACCATCTCGATGATAACGGTGAAAAGAACATCACAACAGAGGGCCTTGGAGAACAG GCTATTGTTAGTGCCATAGAAGAACTGAATGATGGTTACATAACAAAAGATGGAAAGTTAGTTTTGGATTTTCTCGAAGCAATTCATGCAGCTGAAAAGAGGCAAGCTGAATTGGATGCCCTTACTTTTTCTGAAGAAAAAAGAGCGCTGAAG GAGAAGTATGAAAAAGAATTGAGAGATTCAAGGGCTAGGGAACTTATGTGTGCTGAAGAGGCAGCAATGTTGGATAAG gaaataaagagagagatagCCAAAGCTGCAGCTGCaatcaagatgcttcaagaaagGATGGAAGAGAAACTTAGGGTGGAGCTTGAACAGAAG GAAAATGAATCAGAAATGAAGCTGCAAAGGTTTCAGGAGTTAGCAAAAGCAGAATTGTCCGGTGCAATTGCAAGTGAGAAGGCAGCACATATTGAAAAGATAGCTGAAGCAAATCTCAAT ATTAATGCCTTGTGCATGGCATTCTATGCAAGATCTGAAGAGTCTCGTCAGATTCACTCTGTTCACAAGCTTGCTCTG GGAGCTCTTGCATTGGAAGATGCACTTTCCAAAGGACTGCCAATACAGCATGAGTTAGATGCTTTAAACGCCTATCTTGAAGGCATTGATAAAGACTCACTTTTACATTTGGTTCTATCAACTCTTCCTGAAGAAACAAGGCACCATGGTACCGATACTTTATTGGAATTGAATCAGAAG TTTAATGTCATGAAAGGGAATCTACGACATTACATTTTGATCCCACCAGGTGGTGACGGCATCTTGGCTCATGCTTTGGCACATGTTGCATCCTGGTTGAGG TTTAAAGAAGTCGATCCCTCTGGTGATGGTATTGAATCTATTATTAGCCGAGTTGAGGATTTCCTTGCTGAGGGAAAGCTCGCTGAAGCAGCAGATGCTCTCCAAAAAGGTGTCCAAGGCAGCCAGGCAGAAGAGATAGCTGGTGATTGGGTGAGGAGAGCAAGGAATAGAGCTATCGCAGAGCAAGCTCTAACTGTACTTCAGTCGCATGCCACTTGCGTCGGCCTTACTCAATGA
- the LOC7486320 gene encoding MICOS complex subunit MIC60 isoform X3 has translation MSEEANKLSHFIEEDAQKVKRESDLPSVETKEEKVEIHADVPHFESKHKVETPTDLPHVEADQKFETQTDQPHHETLSETESDNQSQVHHGAISVEERHEPEFSHHTGSEGSLGMGIPGLKTTKEPNEGIQVTQVQPQATGVPVESEIKTVPTQNVTTENRSEAAFSEHSGISSLLGSYHLDDNGEKNITTEGLGEQAIVSAIEELNDGYITKDGKLVLDFLEAIHAAEKRQAELDALTFSEEKRALKEKYEKELRDSRARELMCAEEAAMLDKEIKREIAKAAAAIKMLQERMEEKLRVELEQKENESEMKLQRFQELAKAELSGAIASEKAAHIEKIAEANLNINALCMAFYARSEESRQIHSVHKLALGALALEDALSKGLPIQHELDALNAYLEGIDKDSLLHLVLSTLPEETRHHGTDTLLELNQKFNVMKGNLRHYILIPPGGDGILAHALAHVASWLRFKEVDPSGDGIESIISRVEDFLAEGKLAEAADALQKGVQGSQAEEIAGDWVRRARNRAIAEQALTVLQSHATCVGLTQ, from the exons ATGAGTGAAGAGGCTAATAAATTAAGCCATTTTATAGAGGAGGATGCGCAAAAGGTTAAAAGGGAGTCAGATCTTCCTAGTGTTGAAACCAAGGAGGAGAAGGTTGAAATTCATGCTGACGTTCCTCATTTTGAAAGTAAGCATAAGGTTGAGACTCCTACAGATCTTCCTCATGTTGAAGCTGATCAGAAGTTTGAAACTCAAACAGATCAACCTCATCATGAAACTTTAAGTGAAACAGAAAGTGATAATCAGTCTCAGGTACACCATGGGGCAATCTCTGTTGAAGAGAGACATGAACCAGAATTTTCGCATCATACAGGCTCTGAAGGCAGTCTTGGCATGGGGATCCCAGGTTTGAAAACTACTAAAGAGCCAAATGAGGGAATCCAAGTTACACAAGTACAACCTCAGGCCACGGGGGTTCCTGTAGAGAGTGAAATAAAAACAGTACCAACTCAGAATGTCACTACTGAAAACAGATCAGAG GCTGCCTTCAGTGAACATTCAGGAATATCAAGTCTACTTGGTTCATACCATCTCGATGATAACGGTGAAAAGAACATCACAACAGAGGGCCTTGGAGAACAG GCTATTGTTAGTGCCATAGAAGAACTGAATGATGGTTACATAACAAAAGATGGAAAGTTAGTTTTGGATTTTCTCGAAGCAATTCATGCAGCTGAAAAGAGGCAAGCTGAATTGGATGCCCTTACTTTTTCTGAAGAAAAAAGAGCGCTGAAG GAGAAGTATGAAAAAGAATTGAGAGATTCAAGGGCTAGGGAACTTATGTGTGCTGAAGAGGCAGCAATGTTGGATAAG gaaataaagagagagatagCCAAAGCTGCAGCTGCaatcaagatgcttcaagaaagGATGGAAGAGAAACTTAGGGTGGAGCTTGAACAGAAG GAAAATGAATCAGAAATGAAGCTGCAAAGGTTTCAGGAGTTAGCAAAAGCAGAATTGTCCGGTGCAATTGCAAGTGAGAAGGCAGCACATATTGAAAAGATAGCTGAAGCAAATCTCAAT ATTAATGCCTTGTGCATGGCATTCTATGCAAGATCTGAAGAGTCTCGTCAGATTCACTCTGTTCACAAGCTTGCTCTG GGAGCTCTTGCATTGGAAGATGCACTTTCCAAAGGACTGCCAATACAGCATGAGTTAGATGCTTTAAACGCCTATCTTGAAGGCATTGATAAAGACTCACTTTTACATTTGGTTCTATCAACTCTTCCTGAAGAAACAAGGCACCATGGTACCGATACTTTATTGGAATTGAATCAGAAG TTTAATGTCATGAAAGGGAATCTACGACATTACATTTTGATCCCACCAGGTGGTGACGGCATCTTGGCTCATGCTTTGGCACATGTTGCATCCTGGTTGAGG TTTAAAGAAGTCGATCCCTCTGGTGATGGTATTGAATCTATTATTAGCCGAGTTGAGGATTTCCTTGCTGAGGGAAAGCTCGCTGAAGCAGCAGATGCTCTCCAAAAAGGTGTCCAAGGCAGCCAGGCAGAAGAGATAGCTGGTGATTGGGTGAGGAGAGCAAGGAATAGAGCTATCGCAGAGCAAGCTCTAACTGTACTTCAGTCGCATGCCACTTGCGTCGGCCTTACTCAATGA